DNA sequence from the Agromyces aureus genome:
ACGCCGACCCGGTCGTCGTCGGCGAAGTCGGCCGCGAAGCGCTCGGCGTTGACGGCCTCGTGCACGTAGTCGATCTCTTCGAGGCTCGTCTGGGCGAACTCCTCGACGAGGGCGTGCGTGTTCACGCGGTCGGAGACGAGTCGCACATGGCTGAGCCAGCCGGCGACCTTGCGGAGCGCCGCCAGGTCGACGGCGACGATCTCGTCGATGCCGGGGCGCTGCACCTTGACGACGACGCTGTCGAGGCCCGTCTCGGCCGCATCGACGGGGCCCAGTCGCGCGCGGTGCGCCTGCCCGAGGGAGGCCGCGGCGATCGGCACCTCGTCGACCGACGCGAACGCCCGCGCGAGCGGCATGCCGAGTTCGGCCTCGGCGAGCGCGCGGATGGCGTCGAAGGGCACGGCGGGCACTTCGTCCTGCAGGCCGGCGAGTTCGGCGGTGATCTCGGGCGGCAGCACGTCGAGCCGCGACGACATGAACTGGCCGACCTTGATCATGAGGCCGCCGAGGTCGACCGCGAGCGCGTGGAAACGCCGTGCGAAGCGCTGCATCCGCTTCGACCTGGACCGCTCGGCGAGTCTCGCGAGCCCGATGCGCGGGAGGAACAGCTCGTACCACCACGTGACGGAGAGGTTCCAGCCGGCGAACCGCAGGATGCGGCGGTACCGCGCGCGGGTGCTGCCTGCGCCGGGCATCGACTCGTCTCGATCCCGACGAACGGATGCCACCCCCGTCAGTCCTGGGCGAGGATCGAGTAGAGGCGGCGACGCGCCTCGTCGAGCGCGGCCACCGCCTGCTGCACCTGCTCGGGCGTGCCCGTCCGTCCGACCTGCGCCGCGGCCTGTGCGAGTTCGAAGCCCGCCTTCGGCAGCGCGGCGGAACCGGTGGCGTCGGCCGACTGCGGGCTCCACGGGTCGGGCCCGGCCGCGTCGGCGACCGCTGCGCGACCGTCGTCGGTGAGCGAGTACGTCTTGCGGCCGTTGGACTCCTCGGCGCTGATGAGCCCCTCGTCGGCGAGCAGCTGCAGCGTCGGGTAGACCGAGCCCGCGCTCGGCTTCCACGTGCCGCCGCTGCGCAGCTCGATCTCGTGGATGATCTGGTAGCCGTGCATCGACTGCTCGGCGAGCAGCGCCAGCACCGCGGCGCGCACGTCGCCGCGCCCCGCACGGCTGCTGCCGGCGCGCTTCTCGAAGGTGGAGCGCAACTGCTCCATGGCCTGCCAGATGCTCTCGGCGCCGACGCCGAATCCACCTGACGAGCCGAATCCGGATGAGAACGAACCAGTCATGACGACCTCTTCCCTCGAGCGTGAACGATACTCGACGATATAGCCGAGAACGCCTGGCCGGTAGGGGTCGACGACTTCACCCAGCAGGCTCGCAGCATCGAGC
Encoded proteins:
- a CDS encoding PadR family transcriptional regulator, coding for MTGSFSSGFGSSGGFGVGAESIWQAMEQLRSTFEKRAGSSRAGRGDVRAAVLALLAEQSMHGYQIIHEIELRSGGTWKPSAGSVYPTLQLLADEGLISAEESNGRKTYSLTDDGRAAVADAAGPDPWSPQSADATGSAALPKAGFELAQAAAQVGRTGTPEQVQQAVAALDEARRRLYSILAQD